GGCCACGCACGACGAGCGCCTGGCCGAGGTCCTGCGTCAGTGGGAGGACGACGTGACGGCCGCGGAGGCAAAGATTCGTGGATTCACGAAATTACGAATCATGGTCGTGGCGTTCCTGCGCTGGCTCTGGCGCCTTCTCACCTGGCCCTTCCGCGCGCTCGCCCGCGGCGCCCGCGAGGAGGTCCGGGGGCGGCGCGAGCGCGTGCTTGCGCTTCTCCCAGGCCGCGGCGCCGGCGTCGCGCTTTCCTCCGACGCGCTCGCGCGCGCAGCGCTTGCGAACCCCTCGCTCCGCTCGCGCCTGGCCTCGCGCCTCGACGCGATGACCGCGCGGGAGCGCATGCGCTTCCTGTGGCGCCGCATGCTGGGCCTCGAGAACTACGGCACGCTTGCCATGGCGCTCATGGAGGAGAGCCTGCGGCAGCGCGAGCGCGAGATCGGCGAGGCCGAGGCCGCCATGTCGCGCCGCCTCGAGGAGCTCTCCGAGGAGGAATCGGCCGCGCGCGGGAAGCGCGAGCAGGAGCTCGAGGCGCTCTGGAAGCGGCGCGAGGAGGAGATGCAAAAGCTCGCGGAGCGCCTGCGCGACGCGCCGCGCGAGAAGGTCAGGAACGACCTCGTGGCCGCGCTTGAGGACTCGGGCCTCGTCCGGCAGCGAGGCGGGGAGATCGCGATCACAAGCCGCCTCGTGGACCGCTTCAGCGAGATCGTGTACGCGGAGGAGCTCGCGGCGATGCCCGCCTCGCGCCACGCCACGCTGGGCGGGCAGGAGGAGGGCGAGGGCATCTACGAGAAGGAGCGCATGCTCTCCGTCTACGAGCTCTCCCGCATGGACCTCGTCGAAAGCAAGATCCAGGCGCGCGTGCGCCACCCCCACGTGCGGCACATCTTCGACGACGACATCCTCGTGTACCGCGAGTGGCGCTCGTCGTCCACGCACGTCGTGATCGTCTTCGACCGGTCGGGTTCGATGGAGGAGAACGAGCGCCTCGACGCGGCCAAGCGCGCCGTGCTCGTGCTGCACCGCGCGGCCAAGCGCGCCTCGCCGGACAACCGCGTGGACGTGATCGAGATGGAGACC
The window above is part of the Candidatus Thermoplasmatota archaeon genome. Proteins encoded here:
- a CDS encoding VWA domain-containing protein, with protein sequence MTRVELPSCDAVDTAFELTPEQKRELVARLAREGPGALDAWLAERSGKDSYLAAKLAKARAEIERRAKELTERLAAEFEERRTRVRSAHEQEAARYEQAREGVRQEIRLLQATHDERLAEVLRQWEDDVTAAEAKIRGFTKLRIMVVAFLRWLWRLLTWPFRALARGAREEVRGRRERVLALLPGRGAGVALSSDALARAALANPSLRSRLASRLDAMTARERMRFLWRRMLGLENYGTLAMALMEESLRQREREIGEAEAAMSRRLEELSEEESAARGKREQELEALWKRREEEMQKLAERLRDAPREKVRNDLVAALEDSGLVRQRGGEIAITSRLVDRFSEIVYAEELAAMPASRHATLGGQEEGEGIYEKERMLSVYELSRMDLVESKIQARVRHPHVRHIFDDDILVYREWRSSSTHVVIVFDRSGSMEENERLDAAKRAVLVLHRAAKRASPDNRVDVIEMETSVRKVDLLDTWLAKPRGFTNTGGALRLAAEMLESSRADRRIVYLITDGLPEARTEKGQDFADRPERCLDYALRQARRLRDLRGVQLMVVLLEPQDAMFVEAAQAIAAEVDGTVVETDPAALVREVFVDFDARLAVGASASAAP